A section of the Telopea speciosissima isolate NSW1024214 ecotype Mountain lineage chromosome 3, Tspe_v1, whole genome shotgun sequence genome encodes:
- the LOC122655108 gene encoding uncharacterized protein LOC122655108: MNLMGKVTPPATRGHCFIIVATDYFTKWAEAVPMKSVSQTEVIRFLKTQIVHRFGLPETITCNNGSVFTGDQVLKFVADYGITITHSTPYYTQENIQAEASNKVLKNCLAKVVDENPRRWAELLSEVLWAFRTSQPTSTGTTSFALSYGHDPVPPMEISIRSARVAYQQGMTLATYSNAMLTELEDLDEERFMALDRILA, from the coding sequence ATGAACTTGATGGGCAAGGTAACGCCCCCAGCCACGAGAGGGCATTGCTTCATAATAGTAGCGACAGACTACTTTACCAAATGGGCGGAGGCAGTCCCCATGAAGTCAGTATCCCAGACCGAGGTTATCAGGTTCTTGAAGACCCAGATAGTCCATCGGTTTGGGTTACCCGAGACCATCACGTGTAATAATGGGTCCGTTTTCACTGGCGACCAGGTCCTTAAGTTTGTTGCGGATTACGGGATCACCATAACCCATTCTACGCCCTACTATACCCAGGAAAACATTCAAGCAGAGGCAAGCAATAAGGTGTTGAAAAACTGCTTGGCAAAGGTAGTGGATGAGAACCCAAGGAGATGGGCTGAGTTGTTGTCCGAAGTCTTGTGGGCGTTTAGGACGTCACAACCGACCAGTACGGGGACCACGTCGTTCGCCCTTTCCTATGGGCATGACCCAGTTCCCCCCATGGAGATAAGTATCAGGTCTGCAAGGGTGGCATACCAGCAGGGGATGACTCTCGCTACTTACAGCAATGCCATGTTAACCGAGCTAGAGGACCTGGACGAAGAACGATTCATGGCCTTAGACCGGATTCTGGCCTAA